Part of the Hemiscyllium ocellatum isolate sHemOce1 chromosome 30, sHemOce1.pat.X.cur, whole genome shotgun sequence genome is shown below.
CAAAGTTTTCCAtgatattttaaaaagtcaagtGACACCATGATCATCACATATTAAACATGGACTAGACACTAATGAAGAAATTATGTTTATTGTCGCACACGATAAATGAGTAAAGCGAGAAGTGTCAAAAGTCGCCATTTCCGGcgccattttaggtacaaagaTACCTGGGTGCAACATCTTAggtataaatttttaaaaatgaaaaaataaagttaaaagatcaGCATTATAAAAAgttcatttcagtcctaaagtTCTAAAGCAGGGAATGCACACTCTGCTTCCTCATGGCCAAGAGTCCACTGAGTCCATAACCGGGCGTATTGAAATTATTGAATGATACTAAGTAATAATAGAAAACAAAACAGCAAGAACAATGTGAtccaaggagagaaaaaaaacaagcatcATGCAATTATGAGAAAACAAGGAAAAACAGTGGAAGCTGACAACACAGTAACAACTGCCTTTTTAAGAATTAAAAATAGGACATACATAATGTATATTGTTATTGAAAATATCACATTTGTGGGATATCTCATGCTTTGCTATCACAAATTTCAAATTTCTATATTAATAGTTCTGCAaatgatgttttaaaaataatttattgttCTCGTAACAGACACTAAAAAAAGTACCCAATCCAAATCTTTCAATGGATTTTGCCcttacaaaatttaaaatcagCATGAGAACAAAAATAAGTTCTGCCTGTAGTAACTCTAGAATATCAGGCTGCATTTCagtcccagctcggtgaacatacccacaacaattGCAACCGgtactgagctacaaatctttacacaaccTTGAATACATAAAATTGCAGTATGAATTCagctaaaaaaagggagaaattaaAGTATGGGAGAAAACTTTACTCATAATATATATGAAATAACTTTCAACAGctatttgaaaaggaaaactGTAAGTAAAGAGAGTAATGATCCTCCAGaaagagtttaaaagaatgagaagtgtTCTCATTGAAACtaataggattcttaagggtaaatactgagaggatgcttcccctcatgggaaaatcgaggaccagaggacattctcagaataaaaagggcaccaaattaaactaggaggaggaatttcttctcttgttgtggttctgctcgccgagctggaagtttttgctgcaaacgtttcgttccctggctagggaacatcatcaggtctgttggagcctcgtgtgaagcgctgctttgatgtttcttccggtatttatattggtttgttcttgccgcttccgggtgtcagtttcagctgcagtgatttgtatgtggggtccaggtcgatgtgtctgttgatggatgttcttgccgtttccgggtgtcagtttcagctgtagtggattgtatatggtgtccaggtcaatgtgtctgttgatggagtttggggatgaatgccattcatccccaaactccatcaacagacacattgacctggacaccatatacaaaccactacagctgaaactgacacccggaaacggcaagaacatccatcaacagacacatcgacctggaccccacatacaaatcactgcagctgaaactgacacccggaagcggcaagaacaaaccaatataaataccggaagaaacatcaaagcagcgcttcacacgaggctccaacagacctgatgatgttccctagccagggaacgaaacgtttgcagcaaaaacttccagctcggcgagcagaaccacaacaacggatacccgagctacaaatcttcaatcagattttaaaaatttcttctcTTTGGATCTCCTTGTCACAGACAGCTGTGGAGACAGagaccttgtgtatatttaaggctgagatagatagattcttgatcagaaggGGAATCAAGCAGTTCGCAAAAATGGCAGGAAAACGGCAGTGAGGAatgttgaatcagccatgatcctattgaatggcacagcaggcgcAAGGGATTGAACAGTCTACTCCTATTTCTCAATATCTCACAAACTGtgttttctctccccacagatactgccagacctgctgagtttccagtaatttctgtttttatttaagacCTTCAGCCTCAGCAGTTCCTTTTATTGTAAATTTCCCCCAGAGTCTGAGGTGGGACAGGTTGGATTATTTATTACTGTCATATGCACCGAGATACAGTGAGGGTATTATTTTGCGTGCTATTcagacagatcataccatacataaATAATCAGATAATTTAACAGAAtacagtattacagctgcagagagaaATGAATGTAAGTATTGCAGTGGTCCATTCAAAGGGctgataacaacagggaagaagttatttttgaatctgttggtacatgttttaAAACTTTTGTATTTTCTCTCTAACAGAAAAGGTGGAAGCAAATGTAACAAGGGTGGGACCGGTCTTTAATTATATTGGCTCCCTTCCAGATGCAGCAGCGtgtatagatagagtcaatggatggaaggctggtttatgTAATGaactgggctatgttcacaactctaatttcttgtggtcttggggaAGAGTAGTTGCTGTACCACGTGGTGATGCAACCAGAAAGGATGCTTACTATGGCACATCTATAAAATTCAGAGTCCTTTCAGagatgctgaatttccttagccttctgaggaggtcgaggtgttgttgtgccttcagACACAGTAAGATAGATTATTATTGATCAACACTCAGGAACGTGAcactctcaaccatctccacctggGCTCCACTGACGCAGACAGGGGAGTAtcttccactctgcttcctgaattcAATGAGTAGCCCTTTCATTTTGTTAACATTGACAGACAGATTGCTGTCTTTAGACTAAGCCCTTgttttcctgtactctgtctcgtTATTTGAGATCGAACCTAAAATgatcatgtcatcagcaaacttgtaaatggaggtaaaacagaatttggccacacagtcatgagcgTATAAGaagtatagtaaggggctgagtacacagccttgtggGATACTGGTGTTGAAGATTATGAAAGAGAATCATTGCCTATCCtttactgattgtggtctgtgggtgaGGAAGTCGAGGATCCAATTAGAGGGAGGAACAGAGTGCTACGTCTCAGAGTTTAGACAGGAGTTtgattggaattatggtgttgaaggctggCCTGTAGTCAATAAGTCTGATATAGTTATCTAGACGTTCAAGGGGTGAGTGTAGGCCCAAGGGGGCGGCATCTGGCGTGGGCCTGTTGCGATGATAGATGAATTGTaaaggatcaaggcaatctgggaggctggagttgatgtgagccatgactaacctctcaaagcacttcataactaCGGATGTCAGTGTCACCGGGTGGTAGTCATTGACACATGCTGCTTCATTTTCCTTTGGCATTGGGGTGacagtggtcttcttgaagcaggtggggatttCAGATTGTAGCAAGGAAaggttaaagatgtctgcaaATACTCCCGCAAGTTGGTCTGCACAAGATGTGAGTGCACGGCCAGGGATTCCATCGGGGCCAGTCACTTTCTGTGGGTTCACTTTTAAAAAGGCTGATCTAACGTCTGCAGCAGTGATTGTGGGTACAGGTGCACCTGAGACTATCggtgcagtggacagtgtttCACAGATCTTCTGTTCAGAACCAGCATAAAATGCATTATGTTCATTGGAAAGGGATGTATTGCTGCTAGCAATTCTATTTGACTTTGCTTTGTAGCCTATTAAGTCATGTAGGCCTTGCCACAAATTTGAAATGTTCATGTGGTTAGTTTGGGACTCTAGCTTAGTCTGATATTGTctcttggcatctctgatggcTTTACGAAGGTCATACCTTGATTTCTTGTATAGGTCAGGGTCACCAGATTTGAACGcctcagacctggacttcagtaGAGAGTGGATCTCCGAATTCATCCATGGTTTCTGATTGGGGAACACTCGGATTAACTTCTTTGGCACGCAGTCTTCTACACACTTACTGATGAAGTCTGTAACAGTAGTGGCATACTCATTAAGGCTGGTcgctgagttcttgaatatggaccagtccacTGATTCGAAGCAGTCCTGTAAGAGCTCATCCGTCCCATCAGACCAGCACTGTACGACTTTCTGCACTGGGTCCTCACGCTTCAGTTTCTGCTTGTAAGCTGGGAGAAGGTACACAGCGGTACggtctgattttccaaaatgtgggCGGGGTATGGAACGGTAAGCATCTTTGATGTTTGTGTAGCAATGGTCAAGGATGTTTGGACCTTTGGTGGGACAGGAGACGTGTTGGTGGTATTTTGGTAGGACACTTTTGAGATTGGCCTGGTTGAAGTCACCAGCTATGATGAACAAGGCCTCGGGGTATTTCGTGCTAAGTCTATTTGTAACGGTGTATATTTCATGAAGTGCACTCTGCACTTCTGCATGGGGTGGGATGTAAACTGCTGTCAGGATAGCACAGGTGAACTCCCGTGGCAGGTAGTAGGGACGGCACTTCACCGTTAAATATTCCAGGTCTGGGGAGCAGTAACTCGCTAGGGTCGCCACGTCTGAGCACCAAGAATTATTAATTAGGAGGCAGACTCCTCCGCCCCTTGCCTTGCCAGAGGACATCTTGCGGTCCATCCGGTGAACTGAGAAACCCTCAGGTTGTAAGGCACAGTCAGATATAGCAGgactgagccatgtctctgtgaaacagagcacacagcagtctctcaatTCTCTTTGGTAGATGAGTCTAGCTTTAAGTTCATCTAGCTTGCTTTCAATAGCTTGGATATTTGTCAGGAATATACTGGGGAGGGGAGACTTGAAACCACGTTGTTTCAGTCTCACCTGTAGACCAGCACGTTTTCCCCGTTTCCTGGGTTGGTGGCTGCTTCTGGTCAAGTCTGTGAATTGGTGAGGGCTGTCTACCATTCCAGAAGATAAGTGAGTGCATTTGGTGGGGTCTTGGGAATTGGTCGCAGCCGCTAGTGCTCCAGGGGGCCTTGCAGTTTGTCTGGTCGGGTTTCCTCCATGTCGGGTCTCTGTGAGGTCAAGTCTTGTTCCCGAAGTGGTCAGGCCTCGGTATCTGTCGAGTTGGTTGGGTCTCCGACAAGCCTGTAGATGTCTGGTCCCTCGAGTCACTGTGAGGTCAGGTCTTGCTCCCGGACTGGTCAGGCTTTGGTGATGGTTCTCTATGCGGTTGAGTTGGTTCAGCCTTTGAGAAGCAGGTAAGCATCTGGTCCCTCGGGTCACTGCAAGGTCAGATGTTGTTCCCAGGCTGGTCGGGTCTGCTTTATGTGGGGTCCTCGTGAGGTCAAGTCTTGACCCTGAACTGGTTGGGCCACCTTGAATTCGGCTTTCCGTGTCGCCAGGTCTTATTCCCAGTCTGGCTGGGCCTCGATGTCTGTTCTCCACGTGGTCCAGTAATTCGGATCTTCGAGAAGCCGGTAAATGTCTAGCCCCTCCAGGCTTGCGGTAACAGTTCCAATGTTGGCTGTTGGGCTCCATCAGTCGAAGGACCTCCAGACCTAAAAGGAGATTTAACAGAATATTGTTAGTAATTCTGACAAACTTAGAATTGCGGTTTTAAAAGGTTGAATGACTATAACAGAAGAAAGAACAAGATGTCATCCAACTGTATGGGGAGATGGTATGTGTACACTTGTTGAAGCACCACATGGAGTCCAGACTATGATTTCTAACAAACGGCTgcctgaaagtgctccctctaatcctttccaatGCTCAGCTAGGATTTACGAACCGATATAGAAATAATTTGGAGtataaaaactaaaagaactgcagatactgtgaatctgaaacaaaaatagaaattcctggaaaagctcggcagcatctgtggagagaaatgagagttaatgtttctggtccagagACCCTTTCTTTGAACACGATTGCAGTATCACTGCCCAGAAGAGCAAATGGAAAGGTGTAATCACCAGTAAGGATCAACGGCCACCTGGAGTTGCCTGTTAAGAGGCTGGCGCCCACACTGGCCCAGGGCTATGACCCACTCCAGCTCGGACACGGAGGCTGCAGGGGAGGAGGCGACGTAACCCTGAACCAAAACTTTGGCCGATATCCAACAGCAGCAGCACCTGGAGGAGCATGAGGTGAGGCACGAGAGGaggaagaagaaaaataaataaaaacaacttGTCAcagagaagaaaaataaaatgatggaCTGCTGGACCAAAAATACTAAAGTTATTGCAGTAATATAAACACATCCAAAATGGCGCCAGAGAATAACacgcaaaacaatatttttcactgtacttcagtacatgtgacaataattaatATAATCTAGAACCTGCTGGAGACAACTCACAGAGTCACCTCATTTCACTTTGAAGCGGGTTGAATGTATGTTTTGATTCCTGGGTCTGAGGGGAAGAGAGCCGAGTAAAACCAAGGGTTAGTTACCGCTTTCTCTCAAACACTCGGCTTTCTCTGGAGCTCTCACCAAATGGCGGCCGCGCCGTCCAGCCCCATCCCCGCGCCTGCACCAACATGGCGGCAAGGAGCTGCGCCCTCATTGGTCAACGTGCCCTTGTGACGCGGCTTCTAGTGGGTTCTATGGGCGGGGTCCACATCCTCGCGCCTGCGCAGTGGTCGCGCGGCGTCGCAGCCCGCCTCTTTCTCTCGGTGCTGCCGCCGCCATGTCTCGGTACGCTCGCCCGCCCAACAGCTCTCTCTTCGTCAGGAATGTCGGCGATTGCACCAGGTGAGACAGTGTGGTGAGGATGCTAAACGAACCGAGGGCCGGACTCGGGGATTTATTTTGGTCGAgcgcggggtgggggggaaggggtctGCCTCCGCGTGAAGGCCGCGGGCCTCGGCCCCTGTCAGACAGCGCGCCAGCCTCGGGTGGTGCGGGGAGAGGGAGCCCGCGCCGACTTCGACCGGCGGGCCTCCTTGATTTCCACCACCTTCGCCGGACTCAGTAAGATTGCTGATGGCCGGGCCGGAGATCCGGGGGCAGCGTCTCACCGAGTGAC
Proteins encoded:
- the LOC132830055 gene encoding uncharacterized protein LOC132830055, producing the protein MAAAAPRERGGLRRRATTAQARGDGAGRRGRHLVRAPEKAECLRESGLEVLRLMEPNSQHWNCYRKPGGARHLPASRRSELLDHVENRHRGPARLGIRPGDTESRIQGGPTSSGSRLDLTRTPHKADPTSLGTTSDLAVTRGTRCLPASQRLNQLNRIENHHQSLTSPGARPDLTVTRGTRHLQACRRPNQLDRYRGLTTSGTRLDLTETRHGGNPTRQTARPPGALAAATNSQDPTKCTHLSSGMVDSPHQFTDLTRSSHQPRKRGKRAGLQVRLKQRGFKSPLPSIFLTNIQAIESKLDELKARLIYQRELRDCCVLCFTETWLSPAISDCALQPEGFSVHRMDRKMSSGKARGGGVCLLINNSWCSDVATLASYCSPDLEYLTVKCRPYYLPREFTCAILTAVYIPPHAEVQSALHEIYTVTNRLSTKYPEALFIIAGDFNQANLKSVLPKYHQHVSCPTKGPNILDHCYTNIKDAYRSIPRPHFGKSDRTAVYLLPAYKQKLKREDPVQKVVQCWSDGTDELLQDCFESVDWSIFKNSATSLNEYATTVTDFISKCVEDCVPKKLIRVFPNQKPWMNSEIHSLLKSRSEAFKSGDPDLYKKSRYDLRKAIRDAKRQYQTKLESQTNHMNISNLWQGLHDLIGYKAKSNRIASSNTSLSNEHNAFYAGSEQKICETLSTAPIVSGAPVPTITAADVRSAFLKVNPQKVTGPDGIPGRALTSCADQLAGVFADIFNLSLLQSEIPTCFKKTTVTPMPKENEAACVNDYHPVTLTSVVMKCFERLVMAHINSSLPDCLDPLQFIYHRNRPTPDAAPLGLHSPLERLDNYIRLIDYRPAFNTIIPIKLLSKL